Proteins from a single region of Leptolyngbya sp. CCY15150:
- a CDS encoding MoaD/ThiS family protein, which produces MAVKVLIPTPLQKFTRDQATIECNGGTITELLDALEQAYPGIRARLCDDQGQLRRFINFYVNSEDIRFLDGAGTVLQDGDEVSIVPAVAGG; this is translated from the coding sequence ATGGCTGTTAAGGTACTGATTCCAACTCCGCTCCAAAAATTTACCCGCGATCAAGCCACCATTGAATGCAATGGCGGCACGATTACCGAATTGCTTGATGCTCTGGAGCAAGCCTATCCTGGCATTCGGGCGCGGCTCTGTGATGACCAAGGCCAATTGCGGCGCTTCATCAATTTCTACGTCAATAGCGAAGATATTCGCTTCCTAGATGGGGCCGGTACGGTTCTGCAGGATGGCGATGAAGTCAGCATTGTGCCAGCGGTGGCGGGCGGCTGA
- a CDS encoding sucrose-phosphate phosphatase, with amino-acid sequence MSPFLFITDLDGTLVGDSVALAHLNHCLAQHRDRYGTILVYSTGRSPTLYDQLTREVALLEPDVRVLAVGTEIYIGKSSTPDPVWVEHLNQGWDRHQVAAIAARYPELTPQPASEQLPHKLSYYVEPGMGDRLLPVLQAAFQQAGLAVQVVYSSGVDLDLLPRHGNKGAAVQFLQRMFQMPPERTVVCGDSGNDRAMYDHAKAKGIIVGNAKPELITWHHHHPSSDRFLADRPCAGGILQGLHHFGFLDPNLND; translated from the coding sequence GTGTCTCCCTTTTTGTTCATCACAGATCTAGATGGAACTCTGGTCGGTGATTCTGTGGCCTTGGCTCATTTGAACCATTGCCTGGCTCAGCATCGCGATCGCTACGGTACTATCCTGGTCTATTCCACGGGGCGATCGCCCACCCTGTATGACCAACTCACCCGTGAGGTGGCGTTGCTGGAGCCGGATGTGCGGGTGTTGGCGGTGGGCACTGAGATTTATATCGGCAAGAGTTCCACCCCGGATCCGGTTTGGGTTGAGCATCTTAACCAAGGTTGGGATCGACATCAGGTGGCAGCGATCGCCGCCCGTTATCCTGAATTAACACCCCAGCCCGCGTCGGAACAATTGCCCCACAAGCTGAGCTACTATGTTGAGCCTGGAATGGGCGATCGCCTGCTGCCGGTTCTCCAAGCTGCTTTTCAGCAGGCTGGGCTGGCGGTGCAGGTGGTCTACAGCAGTGGCGTGGATCTAGATCTGCTGCCGCGCCACGGCAATAAAGGGGCGGCGGTGCAGTTTTTGCAGCGGATGTTCCAGATGCCACCGGAGCGCACGGTGGTCTGTGGTGATTCGGGGAATGACCGGGCCATGTATGACCATGCCAAGGCGAAGGGCATTATTGTTGGCAATGCGAAGCCAGAGTTAATCACCTGGCATCATCACCATCCATCCAGCGATCGCTTTCTCGCCGATCGCCCCTGTGCCGGTGGTATTCTGCAAGGACTCCACCATTTTGGCTTTTTAGATCCCAATCTGAATGATTAG
- the fabI gene encoding enoyl-ACP reductase FabI, with translation MLNLTGKNALVTGIANNRSIAWGIAQQLHQAGANLGITYLPDDKGRMETKVAELVEPLQPSLFLPCNVQDDEQIETLFQTVQEQWGKIDILIHCLAFARRDDLTGNFSQTSRPGFTTALDISTYSLVKLSQGAAALMSEGGSIVTLTYLGGVKVIPNYNVMGVAKAALEMSVRYLAAELGPQNIRVNAISAGPIRTLASSAIGGILDMIHHVEEVAPLRRTVTQTEVGNTAAFLCSDLSSGMTGQVLYVDAGYEIMGM, from the coding sequence ATGCTGAACCTGACCGGAAAAAATGCCCTCGTAACCGGCATTGCCAACAATCGTTCCATTGCCTGGGGCATCGCTCAGCAACTGCATCAAGCGGGTGCAAACCTCGGCATCACCTACCTCCCAGACGATAAGGGTCGGATGGAAACCAAGGTGGCTGAGTTAGTTGAACCCCTACAACCCAGCTTATTCCTGCCCTGTAACGTCCAAGATGACGAACAAATCGAGACGCTGTTTCAAACGGTGCAAGAGCAATGGGGCAAGATCGACATTTTGATCCACTGCCTGGCGTTTGCCCGACGCGATGACCTCACCGGCAACTTTAGCCAAACCTCCCGCCCAGGGTTCACCACGGCGCTGGATATTAGCACCTACTCCTTGGTCAAGCTTAGCCAAGGGGCAGCGGCGCTGATGAGCGAGGGGGGTAGCATCGTCACCCTCACCTACCTCGGGGGCGTCAAGGTGATACCCAACTATAATGTAATGGGGGTAGCCAAGGCGGCCCTAGAGATGAGCGTACGCTACCTGGCAGCAGAGCTGGGCCCTCAAAATATTCGGGTGAATGCTATTTCAGCCGGCCCCATTCGCACCCTGGCTTCGTCAGCGATCGGCGGCATCCTCGACATGATCCACCACGTGGAAGAAGTCGCGCCACTACGACGCACCGTCACCCAAACCGAAGTAGGCAACACGGCTGCATTTCTCTGTAGTGACCTATCCAGCGGCATGACAGGGCAAGTGCTCTACGTGGATGCGGGCTACGAAATTATGGGCATGTAG
- the thrC gene encoding threonine synthase — protein MTQAPPRSTRSTAIKALRCKECGTEYDLKALHVCEDVCFGPLEVTYDYEFLRRTVTRETIQAGPNSIWRYRDFLPVTSDNPIDVGTGMTPLLQANRLARRLGLKRLYIKNDAVNMPTLSFKDRVVSVALTRARELGFSTVSCASTGNLANSTAAIAAHAGLDCCVFIPSDLEAGKVLGTLIYNPTVMAVKGNYDQVNRLCSEVANTQGWGFVNINLRPYYSEGSKTLGYEVAEQLGWQLPDHIVAPLASGSLFTKIYKGFQEFINVGLVDDKAVRFSGAQAVGCSPIAQAFEEGRDFINPVKPSTIAKSIAIGNPADGVYALEVARKTNGNIESVTDEEIIDGIRLLAETEGVFTETAGGTTIAVLKKLVEAGKIDPEETTVVYITGNGLKTQEAVQGCVGEPFTIEPKLESFERALERSRTLDRLEWQQVLV, from the coding sequence ATGACTCAGGCACCACCCCGTTCTACCCGCTCCACGGCCATCAAGGCGCTTCGCTGTAAAGAATGCGGCACAGAATATGACCTCAAGGCGCTGCACGTTTGCGAAGATGTTTGTTTTGGCCCTCTAGAAGTCACCTACGACTACGAATTTCTCCGCCGCACCGTTACGCGGGAGACGATTCAAGCCGGCCCCAACTCCATCTGGCGCTACCGCGACTTCTTGCCGGTCACCTCAGACAATCCCATTGATGTGGGCACGGGGATGACGCCGCTGCTACAGGCTAATCGCTTGGCGCGTCGCTTGGGTCTCAAGCGTCTCTATATTAAGAACGATGCGGTCAACATGCCGACCCTGAGCTTCAAGGATCGGGTGGTTTCCGTGGCGCTGACCCGGGCCCGGGAGCTAGGATTCTCCACCGTATCCTGTGCTAGCACCGGCAACTTGGCCAACTCCACGGCGGCGATCGCTGCCCATGCAGGCTTAGACTGCTGTGTGTTTATTCCCTCGGATCTAGAAGCCGGCAAAGTGCTGGGCACCCTAATCTACAACCCCACGGTCATGGCGGTGAAGGGCAACTACGACCAAGTGAATCGCCTCTGTTCGGAAGTGGCCAACACCCAAGGTTGGGGCTTTGTGAACATCAACCTACGTCCTTACTATTCCGAGGGTTCCAAGACCTTGGGCTATGAAGTCGCAGAACAACTCGGCTGGCAGTTGCCGGATCACATCGTTGCGCCGCTGGCATCGGGCTCCTTGTTCACCAAGATCTACAAGGGTTTCCAAGAGTTCATTAATGTGGGCCTAGTAGACGACAAAGCGGTGCGGTTTAGCGGTGCTCAAGCCGTGGGCTGCTCTCCCATTGCCCAAGCCTTTGAAGAAGGGCGGGACTTCATTAATCCTGTAAAACCCAGCACCATCGCTAAGTCCATCGCCATTGGTAATCCTGCGGACGGTGTCTATGCTCTGGAAGTGGCGCGGAAGACCAACGGCAACATTGAGTCGGTCACCGATGAAGAAATCATCGACGGTATCCGCCTGCTGGCAGAAACCGAAGGTGTATTCACGGAAACCGCTGGCGGCACCACCATTGCTGTGTTGAAGAAGCTGGTGGAAGCTGGCAAGATTGACCCTGAAGAAACCACCGTTGTCTACATCACCGGCAATGGTCTCAAGACCCAGGAAGCTGTCCAGGGCTGCGTGGGCGAACCCTTCACCATCGAACCGAAGCTAGAAAGCTTTGAGCGTGCCCTAGAGCGATCGCGCACCCTGGATCGCTTGGAGTGGCAGCAGGTTTTGGTCTAG
- the nei gene encoding endonuclease VIII — MPEGPEIRRAADAIAAAVVNQPIQDLFFAFDRLKPYAESLARQQITAVQTKGKAILLRFDHRLSIYSHNQLYGVWMIRRAYAFPDTKRQLRLAIHTAKTSALLYSASDIEVLTDHEIDHHPFLSKLGPDVLDANTTIEQVSDRLLDAKFRRRRLGSLLLDQHFLCGLGNYLRSEVLFVAGLHPSHRPMDCPEDALYRLAEAAIALSRRSYETGGITNDLERAQHLKQQGHPRRDYRHYVFSRSGKPCYTCGTTIAKDIAGGRRYYACPTCQPSL; from the coding sequence ATGCCAGAAGGGCCAGAAATTCGCCGGGCAGCGGATGCGATCGCTGCTGCTGTGGTCAACCAACCGATTCAAGACCTATTTTTTGCCTTCGATCGCCTCAAGCCCTACGCCGAATCCCTGGCCCGCCAGCAGATTACCGCCGTGCAGACCAAGGGCAAGGCGATTCTTCTCCGGTTCGATCATCGGCTCTCAATTTATAGCCACAACCAGTTGTATGGGGTGTGGATGATTCGACGCGCCTATGCCTTTCCCGACACGAAGCGCCAGCTTCGCCTAGCCATTCATACCGCAAAAACATCCGCCCTGCTCTACAGCGCCTCAGACATTGAGGTGCTCACCGACCATGAGATCGATCACCATCCCTTCCTCAGTAAGCTAGGGCCCGATGTGCTGGATGCCAACACCACCATCGAACAGGTGAGCGATCGCCTCCTTGATGCCAAATTTCGGCGACGGCGCTTGGGCTCTCTCCTGCTCGACCAGCATTTTCTTTGCGGTCTAGGCAACTACCTGAGAAGCGAAGTGCTATTTGTAGCGGGACTGCATCCCAGCCATCGCCCCATGGACTGCCCCGAGGATGCCCTGTATCGGCTAGCAGAGGCAGCGATCGCCCTCTCCCGCCGCTCCTACGAAACGGGCGGCATCACCAACGACCTAGAGCGCGCCCAGCATCTCAAGCAGCAAGGCCATCCCCGCCGCGACTATCGTCACTACGTCTTTTCCCGCAGCGGCAAGCCCTGCTACACCTGCGGCACCACGATTGCGAAAGACATAGCTGGAGGACGTCGATATTACGCTTGCCCCACCTGCCAGCCTAGCCTATAA
- the rpsO gene encoding 30S ribosomal protein S15: MALLQEQKQKIITDFQVHETDTGSADVQVAMLTERINQLSAHLKVNKKDHSSRRGLLKIIGQRKRLLAYILKHDQERYRALITRLGIRG, from the coding sequence ATGGCTTTGTTGCAAGAGCAAAAACAAAAGATTATCACCGACTTCCAAGTCCACGAAACCGATACCGGATCGGCTGATGTACAGGTGGCCATGCTCACCGAGCGCATTAACCAGCTCAGTGCCCACCTTAAAGTCAACAAGAAGGATCACTCCTCCCGGCGTGGCTTGCTGAAAATTATTGGTCAGCGGAAACGGCTCCTCGCCTACATTCTCAAGCACGATCAAGAACGCTACCGCGCCCTGATTACGCGTCTTGGCATTCGCGGTTAA
- the hisB gene encoding imidazoleglycerol-phosphate dehydratase HisB, translated as MQTRDRQQLEESGGLEFPLRTASVSRATQETQVHVSVNVDGQGIANVDTGIPFLDHMLHQISSHGLLDLDIQAQGDIEIDDHHTNEDVGITFGQALHQALGDRKGIVRFGHFIAPLDEALVQVSLDFSGRPHLSYGLEIPTQRVGSYDTQLVREFFVAVVNHSQMTLHIRQLDGINSHHIIEATFKAFARAMRMALEIDPRRAHLIPSSKGVL; from the coding sequence ATGCAAACACGCGATCGCCAACAGTTGGAAGAATCTGGGGGGCTAGAGTTTCCCTTGCGCACCGCGTCGGTAAGTCGGGCAACGCAGGAAACCCAGGTTCACGTCAGCGTCAATGTCGATGGGCAAGGGATAGCCAACGTGGATACGGGCATTCCCTTCCTTGACCATATGCTGCATCAGATCTCCTCCCATGGACTGCTGGATCTGGATATCCAAGCCCAGGGCGACATTGAAATTGACGATCACCACACCAATGAAGATGTGGGCATTACCTTCGGGCAGGCGCTGCACCAGGCCTTAGGCGATCGCAAGGGCATTGTCCGGTTTGGTCATTTCATCGCCCCCCTCGATGAGGCCCTAGTGCAGGTGAGCCTTGATTTTTCTGGACGCCCCCACCTCAGCTATGGTCTAGAGATTCCCACCCAGCGCGTCGGCAGCTACGACACCCAGCTCGTGCGAGAGTTCTTCGTGGCCGTGGTCAACCACAGCCAAATGACGCTACATATTCGCCAACTGGATGGCATCAACTCCCATCACATCATCGAAGCCACCTTCAAAGCCTTCGCCCGCGCCATGCGCATGGCCCTGGAGATCGATCCCCGCCGGGCACATTTAATTCCCAGCTCTAAGGGTGTTCTGTAG
- the ruvA gene encoding Holliday junction branch migration protein RuvA, whose product MISYLTGTVAALQALPNNRWLLILEVNHIGYELQILPRSLSTFTIGVSTQVFTHLHWRDDQQSFFGFLSPAERDLFRQLIAVSGIGPQLALALLDTLGIQDLVQAIVSSNIRMLSRTPGVGAKTAERISLELRSKLAEWRHQSGLMTSAPDAAPVPAVQEDVEITLMALGYSTQEIMEALRTVGQYSTLSKSTDVELWIREAIAWLSRD is encoded by the coding sequence ATGATTAGCTACCTCACAGGCACCGTTGCTGCCCTGCAAGCCCTGCCCAATAACCGCTGGCTGCTGATTTTGGAGGTGAACCACATTGGCTATGAGCTGCAAATTCTGCCGCGTAGCCTCAGCACCTTCACCATCGGCGTATCGACGCAGGTGTTCACCCATCTGCACTGGCGCGATGATCAACAGAGCTTTTTTGGCTTTCTCTCGCCGGCAGAGCGCGATTTATTTCGCCAACTGATTGCCGTGAGCGGCATTGGCCCCCAGCTTGCCCTGGCGCTGCTGGATACCCTAGGCATTCAAGATCTGGTGCAGGCGATCGTGTCTAGCAATATTCGAATGCTGTCCCGCACCCCCGGCGTGGGGGCAAAAACAGCGGAGCGGATTTCCTTGGAATTGCGCAGTAAATTAGCCGAGTGGCGACATCAATCGGGGCTGATGACCAGTGCTCCCGATGCAGCGCCTGTGCCTGCCGTGCAGGAAGATGTGGAAATTACCCTGATGGCCCTGGGCTACAGTACCCAAGAAATTATGGAAGCTCTGCGAACCGTGGGGCAATATTCCACGCTGTCGAAAAGTACCGATGTGGAACTGTGGATTCGGGAAGCGATCGCCTGGCTGAGTCGAGACTAG
- a CDS encoding PAM68 family protein: MGSKSNDKSTDADRLPFEPSSNRKKTEKKPAPAATSRPASSSSAAKRSPSANSAIPEVVSRRMIRRMALFCGVPTVLGISTFIVSYVVVTQELFKLPPTAVLLVSLGFFGLGVVGLSYGVLSASWDEDSAGSRLGWGEFRLNFGRMTEAWRSSKKSS, from the coding sequence ATGGGGTCTAAGTCAAACGACAAATCGACCGACGCCGATCGCCTTCCGTTTGAGCCGTCTAGCAACCGCAAAAAGACGGAGAAAAAGCCTGCCCCGGCTGCGACTAGCCGCCCTGCCTCGTCTTCATCGGCTGCGAAGCGATCGCCCAGCGCCAACTCGGCCATCCCTGAGGTGGTCAGCCGCCGCATGATTCGACGCATGGCGCTGTTCTGCGGCGTGCCGACGGTGCTGGGGATTTCCACGTTTATTGTCAGCTATGTTGTCGTGACCCAGGAACTCTTTAAGCTACCTCCAACAGCGGTGCTGCTGGTCAGTTTAGGTTTTTTCGGTCTAGGCGTTGTGGGACTGAGCTATGGGGTGCTGTCGGCATCCTGGGATGAAGACTCGGCAGGCAGTCGCTTGGGCTGGGGTGAGTTTCGCCTCAACTTTGGGCGCATGACCGAGGCCTGGCGCAGTTCCAAAAAGTCTTCCTAA